One Candidatus Binataceae bacterium DNA window includes the following coding sequences:
- a CDS encoding ABC transporter permease, which produces MRFEYLIGVRYLRARRHERFVSLIALISLAGVAIGTFALTVVLSVMSGFEEDLRNRLLAFNPEIAVTVSPHDAAQIPSLAGRVAALPGIVGVAPFATSQVMLVSTTAAGTPAYVAGATLRAVEARHNPVLRELESTLTAGARAAAMDQSFPVSVSDRGVKRVVQLPGALIGDGLAEDLAVRVGEAIIVIAPASLGAGSTPRLRRFVVAGLFHSGMFEYDSSLIFVALRNGQALLADDPQLEQGVEARAANLFDAPALARRIAAGGDPGLAVTDWTQTDAPLFAALKLEKFTYFLVLLLIVLVAAFNIIATLVMVVMERRKEIAILRAMGARAGSIAAIFLCEGAALGIGGTLLGVGVGFIVSFLIGKYHFIHLPADLFMVSTVPVRLYAVNFIAVAVAAIALCLAGAIYPAMRARTLSPVEVIRYE; this is translated from the coding sequence GTGCGCTTCGAATATCTGATCGGAGTCCGTTACCTGCGTGCGCGGCGGCATGAGCGCTTCGTTTCGCTGATCGCGCTCATCTCGCTGGCCGGCGTCGCGATCGGCACCTTCGCGCTCACGGTCGTGCTCTCGGTCATGAGCGGTTTCGAGGAGGACTTGCGCAACCGGCTGCTGGCCTTCAATCCAGAGATTGCCGTTACGGTCAGCCCGCACGACGCAGCCCAGATCCCGAGCCTTGCCGGGCGCGTCGCCGCCCTGCCCGGAATCGTCGGCGTGGCGCCGTTCGCAACCTCGCAGGTGATGTTGGTCTCGACCACGGCTGCGGGCACTCCGGCCTATGTTGCGGGCGCGACCCTGCGCGCGGTCGAAGCGCGGCACAATCCGGTCCTGCGCGAACTTGAGAGCACGCTAACTGCCGGTGCGCGGGCGGCGGCGATGGATCAAAGTTTCCCGGTGAGCGTGAGCGATCGCGGCGTCAAACGCGTCGTGCAATTGCCGGGCGCGCTGATCGGCGACGGACTCGCGGAGGACCTTGCCGTGCGCGTGGGCGAGGCGATTATCGTGATCGCGCCGGCGAGCCTGGGCGCGGGCTCGACGCCGCGGCTGCGCCGCTTTGTCGTTGCGGGCCTGTTCCACTCGGGCATGTTCGAGTACGACTCGTCGCTGATCTTCGTCGCGCTGCGCAACGGTCAGGCGCTGCTGGCTGACGACCCGCAACTCGAGCAGGGTGTCGAGGCGCGCGCGGCCAATCTTTTCGACGCTCCCGCCCTCGCCCGGCGGATCGCGGCTGGCGGTGATCCCGGCCTCGCCGTAACTGACTGGACGCAAACCGACGCCCCGCTGTTCGCCGCGCTAAAGCTCGAGAAATTCACCTATTTTCTGGTGCTGCTGCTGATTGTGCTGGTGGCGGCGTTCAACATTATCGCGACCCTGGTGATGGTGGTGATGGAGCGGCGCAAGGAGATCGCGATTCTGCGCGCGATGGGGGCGCGGGCCGGCTCGATCGCCGCGATCTTTCTTTGCGAGGGTGCGGCGTTAGGGATCGGCGGCACGCTGCTGGGCGTCGGAGTCGGCTTTATCGTGTCGTTTTTAATCGGCAAGTATCATTTTATTCATCTGCCGGCTGACCTCTTCATGGTCAGTACGGTTCCGGTGCGGCTCTATGCCGTGAACTTCATCGCGGTGGCGGTCGCAGCGATCGCGCTCTGTCTAGCGGGCGCGATCTATCCGGCGATGCGCGCGCGCACGCTCAGTCCGGTCGAGGTTATCCGCTATGAGTAG
- a CDS encoding ABC transporter ATP-binding protein, translating into MSRLASDTAIAPVAAQVQTGVPLLRAEAVGKSFLDAGREVVVLRDLALEVMAGEEIAIVGQSGVGKSTLLHMLGSLEAPTAGKVLFEDHDLFAMDAKRMADFRNRNLGFVFQFHYLLGDFSAVENVMMPALIARLNQREARARATEVLELVGLGDKSHRRPTELSGGEQQRVAVARAVVMRPRLVLADEPTGNLDPHTAGEIHELFHRLNTSLGVTLVVATHNERLSRSMGRTLRLREGRLFAEPDA; encoded by the coding sequence ATGAGTAGGCTCGCGTCTGACACGGCGATCGCTCCGGTGGCGGCGCAAGTGCAAACCGGGGTCCCGCTGTTGCGCGCCGAGGCGGTCGGCAAGAGCTTCCTCGACGCCGGGCGCGAGGTCGTCGTGCTGCGCGATTTGGCGCTCGAGGTGATGGCGGGCGAGGAGATCGCGATCGTCGGCCAGTCCGGGGTGGGCAAGTCCACTTTGCTGCACATGCTCGGCAGCCTCGAAGCGCCAACTGCCGGAAAGGTTTTATTCGAGGATCACGATCTCTTCGCCATGGACGCCAAGCGTATGGCCGACTTTCGCAACCGCAATCTCGGCTTCGTCTTTCAGTTCCACTATCTGCTCGGCGATTTCAGCGCGGTCGAAAACGTGATGATGCCGGCGCTGATCGCGCGCCTCAATCAGCGCGAGGCGCGGGCGCGCGCTACCGAGGTGCTGGAACTGGTGGGACTCGGCGACAAGTCGCATCGGCGCCCGACCGAGCTTTCCGGCGGTGAGCAGCAGCGCGTCGCGGTCGCGCGCGCGGTAGTGATGCGCCCGCGGCTGGTCCTGGCCGATGAACCGACGGGCAATCTTGATCCGCATACCGCGGGTGAGATTCACGAGCTCTTTCATCGCCTCAATACCTCGCTCGGCGTAACCCTCGTGGTCGCAACGCACAATGAACGCCTTTCGCGCAGTATGGGGCGGACGCTGAGACTGCGTGAGGGGCGTCTGTTCGCCGAGCCCGACGCCTAG
- the bamA gene encoding outer membrane protein assembly factor BamA — MILAVVAPARAQTPSPIVTDIKIAGNQRVETDAIRVHITQQTGQPLNQAAVDADVKAIYKMGFFDHASAAIDNGVLTYSVTERPLISDLRFSGMKKIKAADEQIINALTIHSGAVYDPLRAKSTVRNITEVYQGKGYLDAKVDFKLIPQPNNTAIGVIDVDEGPAVKISKIDFTGNKAYSARQLRGLLETQRHSVLSYIFSTGYLDQKKLQSDVDRLTSFYYEHGYVNAVVSPPQITRHGNYLTVSFAIDEGPQYKVGTVEVAGDLKLPEKDLISKLILKPKEVFSGSDMQHDVLTLSDLYSDRGYAYVNVDPRTQVDPATRNVNVVYNITPGREVLVDRIKITGNTKTSDKVIRRELTIEEQEPYSTARIQRSKQLLDSLGYFSNTRISTEPGPSPDKIDLNVAVQEQNTASLQAGGGYDSYSSIFGNFSVSNSNLFGGGESISADAQVGFLYQDYTVSYTEPWFLDIPLSISLQGFYNKLFLFSFNQSTAGFSVTASYPLVDLGLKRIGQFSLDDINLSLGYTFESVGISGLGEFTTFDIFRYKGYTRVSEITPGIRRFTVDNPQDPRSGSVQSLDVELAGLGGTAFVKSVFHTRFFIPYIQSPKWGEWVFAPGVTYGIGTLLSSGFGGELPLYERFFPGGNNGLSSVRGYEIYSLGPQVTLFDQQGAPLAVEQVGGSQELLLSAETTFPIWSSFGIRGAAFLDAGQAYRLHDSITPSSLQAAYGAGVRWKSPFGPLAVDLAFPINKRPNDQAVVFDFGAGAPL, encoded by the coding sequence ATGATCCTCGCCGTGGTCGCGCCGGCACGCGCACAGACGCCGTCGCCGATCGTCACCGACATCAAAATCGCGGGGAATCAACGCGTCGAGACCGACGCCATCCGCGTCCACATCACGCAGCAGACCGGTCAACCGCTGAATCAGGCCGCCGTCGACGCAGATGTCAAGGCCATCTACAAGATGGGTTTTTTCGACCACGCCAGCGCGGCAATCGATAACGGCGTGCTCACCTATTCGGTGACTGAGCGCCCGCTGATCAGCGACCTGCGGTTCAGCGGGATGAAAAAGATCAAGGCCGCCGACGAGCAGATTATCAATGCGCTGACGATCCATTCGGGCGCGGTCTACGATCCGCTGCGCGCCAAGAGCACGGTCCGCAATATCACCGAGGTTTATCAGGGCAAGGGCTATCTCGACGCCAAGGTCGATTTCAAGCTGATCCCGCAACCGAACAACACGGCGATCGGCGTGATCGATGTGGACGAGGGTCCGGCGGTCAAAATTTCAAAGATCGACTTTACCGGCAACAAGGCCTATTCGGCGCGGCAGTTGCGCGGCCTCCTCGAAACCCAGCGGCACAGCGTGCTGAGCTACATCTTCAGCACCGGTTACCTTGATCAGAAGAAACTCCAGAGCGACGTCGATCGTCTGACTTCGTTTTATTACGAGCACGGCTACGTCAATGCCGTGGTTTCGCCGCCGCAGATTACCCGGCACGGCAATTATCTGACTGTCAGCTTCGCGATTGATGAGGGACCGCAGTATAAGGTCGGCACGGTTGAGGTCGCCGGCGATCTCAAGCTGCCGGAGAAGGATCTGATCAGCAAATTAATCCTCAAGCCCAAAGAGGTCTTCAGCGGCTCCGACATGCAGCACGACGTGCTCACCCTGTCGGATCTTTACTCGGATCGCGGCTATGCGTACGTCAACGTCGATCCGCGCACCCAGGTCGACCCGGCGACGCGCAACGTCAACGTCGTCTACAACATTACGCCGGGCCGCGAGGTCCTGGTCGATCGCATTAAGATCACCGGCAATACCAAAACCTCGGACAAGGTAATCCGGCGGGAATTGACGATCGAGGAGCAGGAGCCTTATTCGACGGCGAGAATCCAGCGCTCCAAGCAGCTCCTCGACTCGCTCGGCTATTTTTCCAATACGCGCATTTCGACCGAGCCCGGGCCTTCACCGGACAAGATTGATCTCAACGTCGCCGTCCAGGAACAGAACACGGCATCGCTGCAGGCCGGCGGCGGTTACGACAGCTATTCGTCGATCTTCGGCAATTTCAGCGTCAGCAACAGCAATCTGTTCGGCGGCGGGGAGTCGATCTCGGCTGATGCACAGGTCGGTTTTCTCTACCAGGATTATACTGTCAGTTATACTGAGCCCTGGTTCCTCGATATTCCGCTCAGCATCTCTTTGCAGGGCTTTTACAACAAGCTCTTTTTATTTTCGTTCAATCAGAGCACGGCGGGATTCTCGGTCACGGCCAGCTATCCGCTGGTTGACCTCGGGCTCAAGCGGATTGGCCAGTTTTCGCTCGACGATATCAATCTCTCCTTGGGCTATACCTTCGAGAGCGTCGGCATCAGCGGACTCGGCGAGTTCACCACCTTCGATATTTTCCGCTACAAGGGCTACACCCGAGTCTCCGAGATCACCCCGGGTATCCGGCGCTTCACCGTTGATAACCCTCAGGACCCGCGCAGCGGGTCGGTCCAGTCGCTGGACGTCGAACTGGCCGGGCTCGGCGGCACCGCATTTGTCAAGAGCGTGTTCCACACCCGGTTTTTCATCCCTTATATTCAGAGTCCAAAATGGGGTGAGTGGGTCTTCGCGCCGGGCGTGACTTATGGCATCGGCACGCTCCTGAGCTCGGGTTTTGGCGGGGAGTTGCCGCTCTATGAGCGCTTCTTCCCAGGCGGCAACAACGGCCTCAGTTCGGTGCGCGGTTACGAAATCTATTCGTTGGGCCCGCAGGTCACGCTCTTCGATCAGCAGGGCGCCCCGCTCGCGGTCGAGCAGGTCGGCGGCAGCCAGGAACTGCTGCTGAGCGCCGAGACCACCTTCCCGATCTGGTCCTCCTTTGGTATCCGTGGCGCGGCCTTCCTCGACGCCGGTCAGGCCTACCGCCTGCACGATTCGATCACGCCCAGTTCTTTGCAGGCGGCCTATGGCGCGGGCGTGCGCTGGAAATCTCCCTTCGGTCCGCTGGCGGTCGATCTCGCGTTCCCGATCAACAAACGGCCCAACGATCAGGCCGTGGTTTTTGATTTCGGCGCGGGCGCGCCTCTCTAA
- a CDS encoding OmpH family outer membrane protein translates to MTFLSKLCAAALMLALVTMAAAPLHASDYKLAFVDIQRALNDCHNGKAVKTDFRGRIERLQQRLQGEQDEVERLKKEYEEKGPLMQPDQRQNLEDDYSKKLHAFQDDYKNSADELKQKDQEMTGEIVRDLALVVQRIGAKSNYTMVMEKGSLLWAIPSIDITDEVIRDYDAMNVKPGALAQEAMASSGGGRFGSASEPRPAQPEESAPPSGGSTITK, encoded by the coding sequence ATGACGTTTCTGTCGAAGCTTTGCGCCGCGGCACTGATGCTGGCTCTGGTCACGATGGCAGCCGCGCCCCTGCACGCAAGCGACTATAAATTAGCTTTCGTCGATATTCAGCGCGCCCTCAACGATTGCCACAACGGTAAAGCGGTCAAGACGGATTTCCGCGGGCGCATCGAGCGCCTGCAGCAGCGGTTGCAGGGCGAGCAGGACGAAGTCGAGCGGCTCAAAAAAGAGTACGAAGAAAAAGGCCCGCTGATGCAGCCCGATCAGCGCCAGAACCTCGAGGACGATTACTCCAAGAAGTTGCATGCCTTCCAGGACGACTACAAAAACTCAGCCGATGAGCTCAAGCAGAAGGATCAGGAAATGACCGGCGAGATCGTGCGCGATCTCGCGCTGGTGGTGCAGCGAATCGGCGCCAAGAGCAACTACACGATGGTCATGGAAAAGGGTTCCTTGCTCTGGGCCATCCCGAGTATCGATATCACCGACGAGGTCATCCGCGACTACGATGCGATGAACGTCAAGCCGGGCGCGCTCGCCCAGGAAGCGATGGCCTCGAGCGGCGGCGGCCGCTTCGGTTCCGCCTCGGAGCCGCGTCCGGCGCAGCCCGAGGAAAGCGCCCCGCCGTCGGGCGGCTCGACCATCACGAAGTAA
- the fabZ gene encoding 3-hydroxyacyl-ACP dehydratase FabZ, with translation MADKTPHDNDRFLGLLPHRYPFLLVDRVLGRDADHVLTLKNVTINEPFFTGHFPGMPVMPGVLILEALAQSAAILALSIIGERRSLFMLTGIDKARLRRRVVPGDQLHMEVRLLKHHHPLWKMRGEARVDGELAAEAELSAMEVEGQLP, from the coding sequence TTGGCGGATAAAACCCCTCACGATAACGACCGCTTCCTCGGGCTGCTGCCTCATCGCTACCCGTTTCTGCTGGTCGATCGGGTGCTCGGTCGCGACGCCGATCACGTCCTGACGCTCAAGAATGTCACCATCAACGAGCCGTTCTTCACCGGCCACTTTCCCGGTATGCCGGTGATGCCGGGCGTGCTCATTCTCGAAGCCCTCGCGCAGTCCGCGGCGATCCTCGCGCTCAGCATCATCGGCGAACGCCGCAGCCTCTTTATGCTGACCGGGATCGACAAGGCGCGCCTACGCCGGCGCGTCGTGCCCGGCGATCAGTTGCATATGGAAGTGCGGCTGCTGAAGCATCATCACCCGCTGTGGAAAATGCGCGGCGAGGCCCGAGTTGACGGCGAGCTCGCGGCCGAAGCCGAGCTCTCCGCGATGGAAGTCGAGGGCCAACTCCCATAG
- the lpxA gene encoding acyl-ACP--UDP-N-acetylglucosamine O-acyltransferase, with protein sequence MHPAAVIDRAAEIDSSAEIGPGAVIGPRVKIGAETQIGPYAVIEGDTTIGERNRIFQFASIGADPQDLKYHGEPSRLEIGNDNRIREFTTIHRGTEGGGMLTRIGNHVLLMNYVHVAHDCAIGDHSIIANSTEIAGHCVLEEWVVTAGMCGIHQFSRIGAHAIVAAGSKVAQDVPPYSMVAGDRARLVGVNSIGLERRGFTTETIAALKTAFRTLFYGKLLRNQALKRVLARNGEVAEVRRLVDFITNSPRGVVGRDRE encoded by the coding sequence ATTCATCCAGCGGCGGTGATCGATCGCGCGGCAGAGATCGATTCGTCGGCGGAAATCGGCCCGGGTGCGGTTATCGGTCCGCGCGTCAAAATCGGCGCGGAGACGCAGATCGGTCCCTATGCCGTGATCGAAGGCGACACCACGATCGGCGAACGCAACCGGATCTTTCAGTTCGCCTCAATCGGCGCCGATCCCCAGGACCTGAAGTATCACGGCGAGCCGTCGCGCCTCGAAATCGGCAACGATAACCGCATCCGTGAGTTCACCACGATTCATCGCGGTACCGAAGGCGGCGGGATGCTCACGCGAATCGGCAACCATGTCCTGCTGATGAACTATGTTCACGTCGCCCACGACTGCGCGATTGGCGATCACTCGATCATCGCCAATTCGACCGAAATCGCCGGTCACTGCGTCCTCGAAGAATGGGTGGTCACGGCGGGCATGTGCGGTATCCATCAGTTCAGCCGGATCGGCGCGCACGCGATCGTGGCGGCGGGCTCGAAGGTCGCGCAGGACGTTCCGCCCTACTCGATGGTGGCGGGCGATCGCGCGCGCCTGGTGGGTGTCAACTCGATTGGCCTCGAACGCCGCGGCTTCACTACCGAAACCATCGCGGCGCTGAAAACCGCCTTCCGCACGCTCTTTTACGGGAAGCTGCTGCGCAATCAGGCGCTCAAACGCGTGCTTGCCCGCAACGGCGAGGTCGCCGAGGTCCGCCGCCTCGTTGACTTCATCACCAACTCGCCGCGTGGCGTCGTCGGCCGCGATCGTGAATAG
- the lpxI gene encoding UDP-2,3-diacylglucosamine diphosphatase LpxI (LpxI, functionally equivalent to LpxH, replaces it in LPS biosynthesis in a minority of bacteria.), which yields MNSLGLIAGNGTFPLEVAKAARRRGLSIVAIAHRGETAEALAPLVDEITWIKVGELERMIAVFKRAGVRQAAMAGGIARARLADSFAPDARALAMLSRIGRFSDDAVLRGLAAEIESDGIEVIDPVPLLEDVIAAAGLLAGPAPTAAQLADLRLAFAVLDALGAFDVGQTVAVRDGVVATVEAIEGTDAALRRAAAVWGKGLVVAKGAKAAQDLRFDRPTIGPATLDLLGEIGAAMLGLQARTAMILEREAAFARAQELGVTLYGHE from the coding sequence GTGAATAGCCTCGGCCTCATCGCCGGCAATGGCACTTTCCCGCTCGAAGTCGCCAAGGCCGCGCGGCGGCGCGGCCTCAGTATCGTCGCGATTGCCCATCGCGGCGAGACCGCGGAAGCGCTCGCGCCGCTGGTTGACGAGATCACGTGGATAAAAGTTGGCGAGCTCGAACGCATGATAGCCGTGTTCAAACGCGCCGGCGTCCGGCAAGCCGCGATGGCCGGCGGCATCGCGCGCGCCCGGCTGGCGGATTCGTTTGCCCCGGACGCGCGCGCGCTCGCGATGCTTTCGCGCATCGGACGCTTCAGTGACGACGCCGTGCTGCGCGGCCTCGCCGCCGAAATCGAAAGTGACGGCATCGAAGTGATCGACCCAGTGCCGCTGCTCGAAGATGTCATCGCGGCCGCCGGTCTATTGGCCGGTCCGGCGCCGACCGCCGCTCAGCTCGCCGACCTGCGCCTCGCCTTCGCAGTGCTGGATGCACTCGGCGCGTTCGACGTCGGTCAGACCGTCGCTGTCCGGGACGGCGTCGTGGCCACAGTCGAGGCGATCGAAGGCACCGACGCCGCCCTGCGCCGCGCCGCCGCGGTCTGGGGCAAAGGTCTCGTCGTCGCCAAAGGCGCCAAGGCCGCGCAGGACCTTCGCTTCGACCGTCCCACGATCGGGCCGGCTACGCTCGACCTGCTCGGTGAAATCGGCGCGGCGATGCTCGGCCTGCAGGCCCGCACCGCGATGATCCTCGAACGCGAGGCCGCCTTCGCGCGCGCACAGGAACTCGGCGTCACGCTTTATGGCCATGAGTGA
- a CDS encoding Gfo/Idh/MocA family oxidoreductase has product MSELRAALVGAGRLGTLHAQKYAGIVGVKLACVVDLDPDRAQRLADQTGASALRDHRELAGRADLATVAVPGVVHHAVARDLMEQGLDVLVEKPMAATLAEAHDLAAIAARTGRILQVGHLERFNPAIVHLRSILSAPRFIECHRLAPFTERGADVDVVLDLMVHDLDVVLSVTRAAPQSLEAVGVAVLTDQPDVANARIRFADGLIANLNASRVAPRRERKIRFFQPDAYISLDYEARRIQVYRKTPPATGSTYPTISAEQVDLGDGDPLLDEITAFVTSVRTRCAPLVGAEDGLRVMELSELIRNSISRDGAPMAFADRSL; this is encoded by the coding sequence ATGAGTGAGTTGCGCGCGGCGCTCGTTGGCGCGGGACGGCTGGGCACGCTGCACGCGCAAAAATACGCCGGCATAGTGGGCGTGAAACTGGCCTGCGTGGTTGACCTCGATCCCGACCGCGCGCAGCGGTTGGCCGATCAAACCGGAGCGAGCGCCCTGCGCGACCATCGCGAACTCGCAGGCCGCGCCGATCTCGCCACCGTCGCCGTCCCCGGCGTCGTCCATCACGCCGTCGCCCGCGACCTGATGGAACAGGGTCTCGATGTCCTCGTCGAAAAACCGATGGCTGCGACGCTCGCCGAAGCCCACGATCTCGCCGCTATCGCCGCGCGCACCGGGCGCATTTTGCAGGTCGGCCATCTCGAACGCTTTAATCCTGCGATCGTGCACCTGCGCTCGATTCTCAGCGCGCCGCGCTTCATCGAATGCCATCGGCTCGCGCCCTTCACCGAGCGCGGCGCCGACGTTGACGTCGTACTCGACCTGATGGTCCATGACCTCGACGTGGTCCTGAGCGTGACGCGCGCGGCGCCGCAATCACTCGAAGCGGTCGGCGTCGCCGTCCTGACCGATCAACCTGACGTCGCCAATGCGCGCATCCGCTTCGCCGACGGCCTCATCGCGAACCTCAACGCGAGCCGCGTCGCGCCGCGCCGCGAGCGCAAAATTCGCTTCTTCCAGCCCGACGCCTACATCTCGCTCGATTACGAGGCGCGCCGCATCCAGGTTTATCGCAAGACCCCACCTGCTACCGGCTCTACTTATCCGACCATCTCTGCAGAACAGGTCGACCTCGGCGACGGCGATCCGTTACTCGATGAAATCACCGCCTTTGTCACCAGCGTCCGCACCCGCTGCGCTCCGCTGGTCGGCGCCGAGGACGGTCTGCGCGTGATGGAACTGAGCGAACTGATTCGCAATTCGATCAGCCGCGACGGCGCCCCGATGGCTTTTGCAGACCGCTCACTCTGA
- the lpxB gene encoding lipid-A-disaccharide synthase, translated as MTGTRPRRILMIAGEASGDHLGADLAAQILALAPACEIFGMAGERMRASGVSAVVNTEEVSGMGATELASTIGPILAAFRQLVKLLRRDPPDLVILIDFPDFNLKFAWFARRAGVPVLYYVPPQVWAWRRWRIRTLVKRADQLAVVFPFEAPLYERAGGRVTFVGHALLDRVQPAQDRTATLDRHGFKTRARLLALLPGSRRGEIRYLLRPMLEAARVLRTDHDLEPVIALANTLSVEDLRSIAGPEALAGVRIIEGDTYSIIAASELALVASGTATLEAALLGCPMVIAYKMSALSYAVGRALVRGVDCVGMPNLLAGRQVVPELIQYDVTPAKLVRAAEPMLDESLRREVIAELRALRMTLGEPGASARVAAIALQMSDSCRK; from the coding sequence ATGACGGGAACGCGGCCACGGCGCATTTTGATGATTGCAGGTGAAGCTTCGGGCGATCATCTGGGCGCCGATCTCGCCGCTCAAATTCTCGCGCTCGCGCCTGCCTGCGAAATCTTCGGGATGGCCGGGGAGCGGATGCGCGCCTCCGGCGTCAGCGCCGTCGTCAACACCGAGGAGGTCTCGGGGATGGGAGCGACCGAACTCGCCTCGACCATCGGTCCGATCCTTGCCGCCTTTCGCCAGCTGGTGAAACTGCTCCGGCGCGATCCGCCCGATCTGGTTATCCTGATCGATTTCCCTGATTTCAATCTCAAGTTCGCCTGGTTCGCGCGCCGCGCCGGCGTGCCCGTGCTCTACTACGTGCCGCCGCAGGTCTGGGCCTGGCGCCGCTGGCGTATCCGCACCCTGGTCAAGCGCGCTGATCAGCTCGCCGTGGTCTTTCCCTTCGAGGCCCCGCTCTACGAGCGCGCGGGCGGACGCGTGACTTTCGTCGGTCATGCGCTGCTCGATCGTGTGCAGCCGGCGCAGGATCGCACCGCCACGCTTGATCGCCACGGCTTCAAAACGCGCGCGCGCCTGCTCGCGCTTTTACCGGGCAGCCGCCGCGGCGAAATTCGCTATCTGCTCCGCCCGATGCTCGAGGCCGCGCGCGTGCTGCGCACGGACCACGACCTCGAACCGGTTATCGCGCTCGCGAATACCCTGTCGGTCGAGGATCTGCGCAGCATCGCGGGCCCCGAAGCACTCGCCGGAGTGCGTATTATCGAAGGGGACACCTATAGTATTATCGCGGCTAGCGAACTCGCGCTGGTTGCCTCGGGGACCGCGACGCTCGAGGCGGCCCTGCTCGGATGCCCGATGGTGATCGCCTACAAAATGTCAGCACTGAGTTATGCGGTGGGCCGCGCGCTCGTTCGCGGCGTTGATTGCGTAGGGATGCCCAATCTTCTCGCCGGGCGCCAAGTTGTGCCCGAGCTGATCCAGTATGACGTCACCCCGGCCAAGCTGGTGCGCGCCGCCGAACCGATGCTGGACGAAAGCCTCCGCAGGGAAGTGATAGCCGAGTTGCGCGCCTTGCGGATGACGCTCGGCGAGCCGGGGGCATCGGCGCGCGTGGCGGCGATCGCACTGCAGATGAGCGATTCGTGCCGCAAATGA